TCTGGTCTTCAATCCACATTCATCACCGTTAGTATTGGAGCCACCATGGTCCCTGGAATGCAGTTCTGCCATGTCTGTGCCCCACTTGAAAACCCCAATGCCTGGGGACTTACTTCCCTTGCACACCTCCTAGCCACGCCACTCGCAGGTTTTTCCTCCTCTCAGGCACTGTGAAAGCCAGGACTATGAGCCACCCATAAAGCCCCAAAGCACCATCCCCTTTCCAGTCTTGGAgagtttccctcttttctttctgctggTATAACATCTGCTTCCAAAATATGTAGTTCTCTGAGTGGATAGAAAGATGAGTGAATGTGATAAAGCGAGTATAGTAGAAGGTTAATGGCAAAATCTAGATGATGGGTAATGAGAATTCAATGCAAAATTCTTTCACTTCTGCAGTATACTtgagatttttcaaataaattgtgGAAGAAAATACAACTCTTTCTCCAACCTTAACATTCTATGCTGTGGCTTTTAAAAACGAAAGCCAGCCTGGACGCAGTGactcatacatgtaatcccagcgctttgggaggctgaggcaggcagatcacctgaggccaggagttccagaccagcctggccaacatggtgaaacgctgtctctaccaaaaatacaaaaattagctgggcatggtggcacacgcctgtaatcccagctactcaggaagctgaggcagaattgctccagcccaggagacagaggttgcagtgaaccaagattgccaAGAGAGGAagactctctctccaaaaaaaaaaaaaaaacaaaaaaaagccagccAGAGAAAGAGAAGTGGAGCACAATGGGGTACTTAGCTCTGTGGCATAAATCTCCCCCAAAACAGGGGAACGATCTGGCTAGCAAACATTCTTGGAACCCAAGAGGCAAAATTATAGTGAGAATAAAAGCACAATTTAATACTTGAATGAATTTTCCTACCACACTTTCTAAATAAATGAGAACCAGGTATGATTATCTACTCCCATTTCTCACTACAACCCATATCTGAAATCTAGTTGCCCATATACCATAaccatatttttggtttttgctcAAAAATGTTCAGGAATAAAGTAACATATAACTCTCCTCACTTCTGAATCCCACAGTCAGGACACAAAGAATGGGTTCTTGGACGCAGGACACATAAATTGAAGACGCCACAAATTTTCATGGCCAAGAATGCAAAGAAACAATTATTGAGCAGCTCTTGAGCTCTGGAAATATTCTGTCAATTGGTTGTTAGGGCTGTATTGAAAAGATCTTATCATTGCTCTGAATGCTGAAAAACGCTGATGTCCAAAGGCACTCCTCATTATTTGTTTCCGTTGTCAACAGCTATCAGAAAGTTCTGAACACAAAAAGCATAGGGCAAAAATCAAGTTTCtcttctaaataaatgaaatcaagttTCTGTCTGCTGCCACATCATGTGGAAATCACTGAATGGAATTTTATCAGATTTTGACGGTATGTTTTGAATTACCTGATAAAATATATGCTGAGTAGTGTATGGAAAATACATATTGAGTTGCCCATTAGATGCCTTTCCTCATAGGAGAAGTAGTCAGTCTTTAAGACAGGCAAAACTGAGGTACAACCAGATACCTATGAGACTCCTGATGAGAAGAGAAATACCTGAAAAAGACAGACTTCAACTTTGAGTCTTTAATTGGATTCTGTGGTCTGCAAGCATTGAATTGTGATGGGGATGTTTTTCACTTAAGAGCTCTAAGAAGATGCCCCGTGATGAGTTGCAGCAGGgattaattaatttacttaaagGTGGTTAGTTATCCACCTGACCAATGCTGGAAGGCTGGCTGGTTAATATGACAAAGGAAGACTGCAGTTAAACTGGCAGTAATAGATAGAATTACAGTATTCAAAAAACGTATTCAATTTGTGCAGAGGTATTTGATTTCATTTGCTGTTATTTTCAGCTACATTCCTGCATTATAGTTGCCCATCTTAGATTATGTAACCACTTTACCAAGGTTAGAATAAAAGTTCTCtccaccacccccaacacacagagagaaagagaaaaaaaaaaaagagttatctgACAGGTACTATAGCAGCTTCCCTCAGCTCTTCCTCAGGCATGGGTTGTTATATAAGCCTGTTGACCTCTCCTGATAGCTCCCTGAATTGCaaacataataattattattatcattaaattCTGTGATGAGTTGTCCTCACTACTCCAATAACATAAATTCAGATATAACTCATCTTCACAGTACAGTCTGACTGGCTCCCTCACCCAGAAAGAGTAGACACTTCCACTTTTaccttaaatatttctttctgccTCGTTCCCTAACCACCACCCATGGGTAGAAGTAAGTGCACCACCCATCAGGGCTGCGCTCacttccagttttatttattgaataagccCAACTTTCCAAGTCAAAATGGAGAAAGGCGATTTAGAGAAACAGGAGGAGAACAAATAATGGGCAAACTTAGCAGTTTCCCAGTGCTTGAAATGGTATGTTAAGATTTTCATTATCATGAAGTGAGTTTCAGAAAGAAATGCATTGTTTAATTTGTTCCCCTCTGGGCCAGTAGAGGCAGAATGAAATCACCAAACATTCCACTATTATGACAAGtgaatggccaacagatatatgaaagaattttcatcactaattatcagggaaatacaaatgaaaactacaatgacatagcacctcacacctgttagaatggctaaaataaaaaagacaaaagaggccaggcgcggtggctcatgcctgtaatcccaacactttgggaggctgaggcaggcagatcatgaggtcaggagttcgagaccagcctgaccagcctggccaacatggtgaaaccctgtctctactaaaaacacaaaaattagcttggcatgatggtgtgcacctgtaatcccagctacttgagacagagaatcacttgaaactggaaggcagaggttgcagtgagccgagatggtgccactgcactccagcctgggcgaaaaagtgaaattccatctcaaaaaaaagacaaaagataacaagtgttggtaaggatgcagagaaatgggGACCCtggcacactgttggtggggtgggcatgtaaattagtacagtcattttGGAGAACATTACAGAGGTCCctcaataactaaaaatagaattaccacatgatctaGCAATCCTGCTTCCagatatatagccaaaggaaatgaagaaagtatGTCAAAGTGATCTCTGCACTCCTATCTTCAttacagtattattcacaatagctaagatttggaaagaacctaaatgtccatcaagaagtgaatggataaagaaaatttcgtatatatacacaatggaattttattcagctttaagaaaaaagaaatcctgccatattcaacaacatggatggaattggaagacatgataagtgaaataaaccagacacagaaagacaaatactgcatgatctcacttatatgtggaatctaaaaaagttagTCTCATAAaagtaaagagtagaatggtggtttccagaggctgagggaagaggggtGAGTAAAGAGAAGAAGTGAGTCAcagggtacaaaatttcagttaagaGAAATAAGTTGTAGTGATagattgcacagcatggtgatacagttaatgtatatttcaaaattgctaaaaaaaagtagagtttaaatgttctcaccaacAAAAAATAAGTAGGTGAAGCAagggatatgttaattagctttatttGATCATTCCagaatgtatacatgtatcaaaacatcacactgaatcccttaaatatatacaattattatttgccaattaaGAATAAGATTTAATAtgtaatcataataaaaatataaacttacatGAATATAGGCCTTGGTTATAATTGATGCTCCTCTTTTCCAACTTCCTCCCTTGAAACGGGGTTGCTTAGCAGCCAGATACCTCTAGGACCTAGAATTAGTACACACAAAGAACGATTTTGGTTTAAGAGACTTAGACCACATTGAagtccaattttttttaatgcaaaaagtTACTGTGATGTGGTAATTCCATGGATGAGAAGTGGGGCATTATAGGTGAGTGGTTAAGAGTGTGGAATTTGGAGTGAAGCAGTTAGTTTTGAATCCCGTCTATCTTTGTGTCCTTAggcaatacatttaaaaaaagaaaaaagaaaaaaagagcagcaAGTGTGAAATTAAGGTAGCTTTCAAATGCAGAAAAGTGTGTTCCATATAATGTGTCTTCTTTTGCACTACATTAAGCTTATACCCACCCAGCCTCTCAGGATGCACATTTATATGTCCTTCCTGCTGAAAATGCACTTGAGCCCACTCTCATTGGTAGAGAGCTCCAGAAACCAGGACAGAACGTGAGCCAGAAGGTGAAAATTTCCCAAACCAGGTCAGCGAGCATGTTAGATAGAATAATTTGAGATTACAAGCAAGATTTGTCATGGTAAGAATAATGTTTTAACTAGCAGATCAAACCCTGGATAGGAATGCGtgataaagaacaaaaagaaacgAGAACCACCTGGCTATCAACAAGATTTTACCTTTCCAGAGATAAGGATTCCCAATTCCTCAAGGAAGCAGTAGCAACATTGCATTCTTTAAAACGACTACCACCTGGCAATAACCAAACTGTTAGCCCCTGATTCAGCCACTACTAATGAAATTACTTAGAAGCACAGCTTCCTAATTCCTCCAATCTGGGTCAGAGGACTATTGAGAGAATTAGCCAGGACTCTTTCAGTTGCAAGCTACATTCTCAGCATCTACATAGTGGGCACTCAAggtattgagtgaatgaatgaatacatcaaTGAATATTCACCCCAGTACCAGTTCCAATGTATACTAAAGAAGTAAACTATACTCACCGCATGTTCTACCAACAAGCAAGCCAGAGCTCTGAGGGTATAAAATGGCTCACTGAAAATAACCGTGGAGAAAACAATAACAGGCAAAAACCCTGAGGCTAAATCCCGAACTTAGAGACCCAGTTCAGTATTTCAGTCCACCAGACTGAGTCTGATTCCCTTGTGCTGACGACCACACTGGTGTCTACCCTGGCACTATTCTGCTTTCTAACCAGGAGCCAGACTGAGCGGTAAAGCTGGACTTCTCACTTTCACTCTACATCTGTGATTCCTTCTGCTAATGGTGAACCCCCTGAGCAGGAAGGCTTCCCAGCTGGAACCCCGGTGTGGCTCTGCCATGCCCTGGGCCCTCCACGTGATGAGCACATCCACCTGGCAGGATTACTGAAGAGGAGCCTGCCAGAGGATGAGAACAAACCCTGTACAAATACCTAATCTGCCCAGTCCGACCATAAAGCTGAAGAGCACCCGCCTGACATCACCACTGCGATTTTACATAAATGACATTCAGGCTGGCTACAAAACCCCATGTGAGTCTCAACAGTAAAGGGCCTCTGGGTAATTCACCAGCTGGCTAGCTGATTTTAGCACAGTTAGTAAAACACTGCGTTAACATTTAGCTTTTGTGTATAGAACAAGCTGTGTGgtaaatttttctaaatgttacTGAAATATATTACCTGCAAACTATAGGCTAAGCTGAGGCAGCAACAGGAAAAATCCCTGTTCCCAGAAAGCCCAGGTTCTACAACAAGTATAAAATGCATTTGGAGAATGCACACACCTGGCACACAAGAAATAGTTCTTAGTAATGCCTGGGATGAGGGTCCAACCTCTGCCACGGGGCACTCATTTGATCCATCGCCTGGTATGCATTGTGTGCTTACTGTCTGCAAAGCCCTTTGTTAGGAGGCAGGTAGTTTGAGAAGCTTCAGGCCCAAGCTTAAAAAACCTTGTGAAGTAGGAGAATTTGCAGCTGAATCTGCCTTGGAGACTCTGATGCTATATCAGCTGCTGTTAGTCCCACCCAACCTCCTCAGCTCACACCTCACATCTCAGATTCCCTTGCATGCCAAGAGTGTCCTACTGCAAACACCTGCAACATCTGCCTAGGGCCTTTTTCGGACTCAGCAAATGCTTCCCTGGAACACAGGCAAACTGGAAGTGGAAAGCAGTTAGCGTCCCCAGAGGCATCTCTGAACCAGTTGCAGACTGGAACTGGGGACAAATACTCTAGCTTCCTCACACCTCAAGTGGAATGAGATGGAGACCTGTCTCCTCCCCACTGTCTCTCTGAGTTCCAGTCACCTGCCATGGTAACTGGCTCAGGAGTACATACTTTTTATTGTCTGCTGTCTCATCATCCACCCACATCCCATGCTTCCTAGGATCTCTACCTCTCAAATAAGCTACTTCctagtctcacgagatctgatgattttataaggggttgcccctttcacttggctctcattctctcttgtctgccaccatgtaagacgtgcctttcaccttctgccatgattgtgaggcctccccagacaaatggaactgcaagtccatgaaacctctttttctttataaattacccagtctcaggtatgtctttatcagcagtgtgaaaatggactaatatagtgaCCCTGAGAGGTAGGAAGAGGGAATGTGAGGGGACAGGGAGAAGGACACTGGGTAGGATCCCAGCTCTGGTGACTCCCACCCTGCTTCAGGCACTGCTGCTGAAGGTTTGCTGAAGGTTTACTGAAGGTCAGCGAACTCTTCACAGAACAGCCAACAGTGACCATGAGAGAAGCTACTGGGAATACTGGAACAGAGAAGCTGGCCTTAGTAGCACAGAAACTAGTGACCATAGGCAAAATGAGCAGAGGTGTTGGGAAATGTCAAGCAAAGCCCAGAAAGGGACAGAGGGTGAGTGCAAGAGGTGCAAAACAGTCTTGTTTATCAAGACACCCAGCCTCCAGAGAGGACAGATCAACAAAATATCTGCACAAATAAACACCAGAAAGGAAAACTTGAAAGCATCTATCCATACTTCTTCCACCTCAGGTGGATTACCTAGCTGGCAGACAATGAATAGCAAAATGTACACTCTAGCCTGGCTTCCCTCTCACATCCACACTGTACCTGGTGACTTCCCTGAACATGGGCTGATATATATTCAAGAAATGCAAAGccattttaagataaatttgaTGAGGAGATAAAGATATTCATGTGCATGCAAAAGCCCAGGAGAAATGATTTCTGATTATTCTgagttgttttaattatttgggCTCACAGCTTCCCTCCATTTGCATGGTAATTCAGGAAGTAACTGCGCAAACAACTCTGCCAAGAGACATACACCAGGGGGAGGGATTGGTCACCTTGCCGAGGCTTCCCACCCAAGCCTGGCTGCAAATATGCAGCTGGATAAATTTACAGCGTACATAAAAGAATAACATATATTCTTTGTAAtcccaccagcatgcctggcctgatGATTTgaccattcaacaaatacttcttaAGGTCTATCAGGTACCCGGCATGGAATCTCAAGACTCTAGTTTAGTAAATTTTGCCCTTCattccttaaaaaaaacaaaaacaaaaacaaaaactccattCTGCTTTTTTGGCTTATGCTTTCGAAGTCAATTTTCCTACcaaaaaatatggaaaggaagTGTAACACGTTATTTAGGAATTCCAACTTAGGAGTTGAAAACATCTTGGTTCAAaacctggctttgccacttacttaCTATGTGACCACAGGTGGGTTCAGTAGCCAGAATTACACAGAGCTTTAGTTTTACCATCTCCAAAATGGACAGTAGTCATAGGACCTACTACTCAGTATTGTTTGTAAGTTTacataagataataaatgtaaggGCTTAGTACAGTGCCTTGTACACTGAAAATGcttttattaatttctctttGCTGCTACAACAAATTACCATGAACTTAGTAGattaaaacaacacatttattgCCTTATGGTTCTGGAGATCAGAAGCCCAAAATGGGTTTTTACATGGCTAACATCAAGGTTTGCCAAAGGTCTGTGTTCCTTctagaggctctaggggagaatccactTTCCAGCTTCCAGTTTCCAGAGGCTGCCTACATTCTTTGGCTTGTGACCTCATCATTCCAACCTCTGTTTCCATCATCCCATCTCTTTCTTTGACTCagaccctcctccctctctcttataTGGTCCCTTGTTGTTACATTGGGTCCACCCAGagaatccagaataatctccctcTCATAAGGTTCTTAGctcaatcacatctgcaaagccccttttgccttgtaaggtaacatattcacaggtctTTGGGTCATCATGTAGCCTACTATAGtgctcatttatatatatataatatatataatattatatatatatatatatacgtgtgtgtgtgtgcacgcacatgtgtgtgtattttacagTCTTTATCCCTAGAAGCCTGTTAACTGCTTCATATGTCTTCTAACACGCAGGTTAACAACCTATGGCAAGTATGGCAAAAATGGCATGCCAATCATTGATGGCTGCTCCACTCCCACTCACCCACCTGCTGCCAACTTTGGCATGACATCCTGTGGTCAGCTTGAGTTCTCGGCACTTCTCACTCCAATGCATAACTCACCTGCAAGGAGTCAGAAGGCCCTCCACACCTCCAGGCCTAACACTACACATCAAGAAGTGCTTGAAACTCTTTTGGACTGTGATGATCATCCCATTAACCTCCCTGATAATATAGAAGTAAAAACATGCATAACCAGTTGGTAGAGAAGAAAAAGTCAGAAGCTGGGGAGCTATTGTCTttgagtatatataaaaaaaggaaatttaaatttcacatgggTCTGTTACCCTAATGAGAAATTTCATGTAGTGTCAGTGGCATCTGCTCCCCTGAACTTATGCTGATGGGGATGTGGATTTTTAACAAAGTAAAGCATCACAGGATTACAGACACCACCAAGGCCCTTCCAGCACTACAGGAGAAATATGTTCAAGAAAGTCAGCCTAAAAGATGAGTTACGGTCCAGTTTCCCTCTTAAATCAGATGATGTTACTGTAAAATGCACCAGCTTCTTTGGTTACATTAATGATTTGCATCCACCTGCCTACTGCACAACTCCACTTAAATGTCACACGGGCATCTCAAACTCACCCCAGCCCAAACTGAATTCTTAATTCCAACCCTCACTCCAAACCAACTCCTCCCCAGTCTTCTTTCCGGTAAATAGTGATTCTGTACTTTCAGAGATTGAGGCCAACACTTTGGTGACATCTCACTCTCTCACATCCCACGTTTAATCAGTCAGCAAATTCTGCTGGCTCTaccttaaaaaatatatgaggATTTGGCTACTTGTTCCCATCTCCGCTGCTACCAccctggtccaagccaccatcatctctgccTGGCATATGGAAATGGTCTGCCACATCATCTCCCTATGTCTCATCTCCCCACGCCCCAACCTAGTAGGTTCTCCAAGTAAGCAGTACATTTCAAAAGCACAAGTTAGTTCCTGCAGTCTCTCTTCAAAGTTCTCCAgtggcggtggctcatgcctataatcaatcccagcactttgggaggccaaggcgggcggatcacttgaagtttggagttcgagaccagcctgaccaacatggagaaaccccgtctctactaaaaatacaaaattacctgggcgtggtggcacatgcctgtaatcccagctactcaggaggctgaggcaggagaatcacttgaacccgggaggcagaggttggagtgagccgagattgtgccattgcaccccaggctgggcaataagagtgatactctgtctcaaaaaaaaaaaaaagtcctccagTGGCTTCTCAcctcactcagagtaaaagccagaGTCTTCATGATAGCTTTTGAGATCCTACATGTCCCACCCTTCCAGTGTCATCTTGTACCACTTTTTCCTGCTTACTCTGCCTtaaccacactggcctccttgctattCTTCAAACATTCCAGACATTGTCCCACCTTAAAGCCTCTGCAAATGCCATTCCTCCTACAGAGAAAGGTCTTCTCCTGATAGCCATGTGGCTCACTGACTCAACTCTTTCAGGGCTCTGTCCAAAATCACCTAGTCATTGAGGCCTTCCCTAATTACTCTGTTGAAAATAGCAGCCCATCCCCCTGCCCTGtaccaattttcttcttttccataatGCTCATCACCTCCTAACATAACACATATTTCTCTTGAAAATCATCTACCTCGGTAAGCGTGAGCGCGCGGAGGTCGGAAGCGGGCGCTGCAGAGCGAGGCGGTCGCTATGGAGGGTAGCTCCTCAGATAGCAGAGCGCCGCCCGAGGGGCTGGCGGAAGAGGCCGAGCCTCAGGGCGCCGCCTGGAGCGGGGATAGTGGCACTGTGTCCCAGAGCCACAGCAGCGCCTCGGGGCCGTGGGAGGATGAGGGCGCGGAGGACGATGCGCCGGGCCGGGACCTGCCGCTGCTTCGCCGCGCCGCTGCGGGCTACGCCGCCTGCCTGCTGCCCGGGGCCGGGGCGCGGCGCGAGGTCGAGGCCCTGGACGCGAGCCTGGAGGACCTGCTCACCAGAGTGGATGAGTTTGTGGGCATGCTGGACATGCTTCGCGGCGACTCGTCCCAAGTCGTCAGCGAGGGCGTGCCGCGTATCCACCCGAAGGCCGCCGAGATGCGGCACATCTACAGCAGGATCGACCGGCTGGAGGCCTTCGTGAGGATGGTGGGCGGCCGCGTGACCAGGATGGAGGAGCAGGTCACCAAGGCCGAGGCCGAGCTGGGCGCCTTCCCCAGGGCGTTCAAGAAGCTCCTGCACACGATGAACGTGCCCTCACTCTTTAGCAAGTCTGCTCCCTCGAGGCCACAGCAAGCCGGCTATGAAGCCCCCGTCCTGTTTCGGACCGAAGACTACTTCCGTTGTAGTGAAAGGCCTCAGCTCTGACGGCCGGACCACTGCGGCAAGAGGACCCCAGCTGAGGTGCTTACCTCCAGTATGAAGTGAATTGCAAATCCTGCTCATGGACATACATGATGTTGGAGTGTGGGATTTCAAGGTTTACTTTCTGCACACTCTCCGTAGTGTATTCATGATTCAGTGTAGAATGTATAGACTTTATGccttccaattttaaaaaaagagacggggtcttgctatgttgcccacactggccggaaactcctggactcaagtgatccttccacctcagcctccccagtagctgggactccagggtCGCCTCCGCGCCCAGCCTGTGTCTTCCAGCTCTAATCAGAAAGCTGCTTGGCGAGGGCATGGGGAATCAAACTGAATGAACTTTGCTCTGCACTGTGGCAAAACTGttatttttatggattttacTACACGGTGTTACCTTTTCAAGATTTGTATGTTTGTATAATCTTAAGAAAATTGAGCCATTAAAGCCTTGttattattcaaaaaaaaaaaagaaaaagaaaaaagaaaatcatctacCTCTTCCActtgaatgtaagctccatgaaggcaggggtTTTAGTCTTGTCTGTTCATTTCTGTATCCACTGCACCTAGAGAAGTATCTAGTacatagcaggtactcaataaataacaGCTtcagtgaattaacagaatgaatAGGGACTGTTCTGGGATAATGATATTCAATAAAGTGTAAAGAAAGGTGTATGTTTTAGAGCTAGGTAGCATATCAGAATTTACTTGATCTTAAAATCCAAACTAAAGCATCACATGTAAACTGAATCATAATTGGAGGTTAATTTATTTACTTGCCTAAGAACTGTAATCGTaagtttttaagaagaaaaatataatggtTTTAGCCAATGTCATGCTGACAGAGAACAGTTTTAAATATTGGTCCCAATTTCTCTGCTAGGCTCTTTTTGTCCAGTAAAGAAGTAGGTGATAGGAGGGGTGTTGAAAATTGTCCTCTGTTGGCCCACCCAAGTGcattcactcattctttcattaTCCAAATTAAACAAACAAGGAACCCCGAAGTCATAGACTTTCGCATTCTACTGGGagacacaaataataaataagatataaaatatacagaGTATGTTAAATGTTGTGCAATGCTAaggatttcttttaaagaaaggtAGGGAAAGCAAgcataaatgggaaaaaattcaGGCTAAGGCAACAGGAAGTCCAAAAGCAGAGAGTCAGGAATGTGCCTGACATGGTCCCCCAACCAGCAAGTGAATGAAGGGCAAGTAGGAGGATGATGTGGTCAGAAGGGTCACAGGGAACTGGGACATGGAGGGTCTAGTAGGGTTGCAGGCATTCACTGTGTGTGACATAGGAAGTCTAGAAGAGTTTTGCACAGAAGAGTGACAtgttctgatttacattttaataatgcCCACAATGCCCACATTTGGTCACCCTCTAGGGCTTTCTTAAAGCGGCATATTTGTGCAGAGCTTAAGTTCCTCGAAAGCAAGTAACATATCCAACAGACCGAGCAtgggggcttatgcctgtaatcccagcactttgggaggctgaggtggatggatcacctgaggtcaggagttcgagaccagcctgaccaatatgatgaaaccccatctctactaaaaatacaaaaattagccgggcgtggtggcatgtgcttgtaatcctagctacttgggaggctgagacaggagaattgcttgaacctgggaggtggaggttgcagtgagccgagatcgtgccattgcactccagcctgggcaacaagagtgaaactctgtctaaaaacaaaacaaaacaaaaatgacaacaacaacaacaaaaaaatgacaacaacaacaaaagatatcCAACATACCTCTCTTTTCCCTGAACCCTAAACTCAGCATCTTCCACACCCAGTTGGTCTTTGACAGACGTTTATTGATTCACTCACTGTAGTTACCTGCCCCCAATTGTACATTAGCTAACTCTTATCAGCAGAGATTAATGGGTCCAATTAGGCAGGGAGATGACATAGCTCCAGTGTTCACTTATTGGCACAATGGGAAATTATCTCTCCTTGGGCAGAACATCACCTAAGACCCCCGTTTCATA
This genomic stretch from Chlorocebus sabaeus isolate Y175 chromosome X, mChlSab1.0.hap1, whole genome shotgun sequence harbors:
- the LOC103231836 gene encoding biogenesis of lysosome-related organelles complex 1 subunit 4-like; the encoded protein is MEGSSSDSRAPPEGLAEEAEPQGAAWSGDSGTVSQSHSSASGPWEDEGAEDDAPGRDLPLLRRAAAGYAACLLPGAGARREVEALDASLEDLLTRVDEFVGMLDMLRGDSSQVVSEGVPRIHPKAAEMRHIYSRIDRLEAFVRMVGGRVTRMEEQVTKAEAELGAFPRAFKKLLHTMNVPSLFSKSAPSRPQQAGYEAPVLFRTEDYFRCSERPQL